One genomic segment of Natrononativus amylolyticus includes these proteins:
- a CDS encoding VOC family protein, with translation MLTRLAWLALEVKYLEPARRFYEETLELSVTDERGDAVAFAAGETDLVVRRPTGVPRGGLHTHFAFSIPDAEYDDWWDRLSEEYDLEEFTFGSARSLYCYDPDGNCVELGQQGVPGPGIDGIFEVVLEVESLPAAESFYADLGFETVDRGDDRKRVRMNGPVALELWEPHLGIADARGGVHVDLGFEAPNPDRAADAVADRACRLEGGTDGTVIRDPDGHHLTIVSETSR, from the coding sequence ATGCTGACCCGGCTGGCCTGGCTCGCCCTCGAGGTCAAGTACCTCGAGCCGGCGCGACGGTTCTACGAGGAGACGCTCGAGCTATCGGTGACCGACGAGCGCGGCGACGCCGTGGCGTTCGCCGCGGGCGAGACCGACCTCGTCGTCCGCCGACCCACGGGGGTTCCCCGCGGGGGGCTTCACACGCACTTCGCGTTCTCGATCCCCGACGCGGAGTACGACGACTGGTGGGACCGCCTGAGCGAGGAGTACGACCTCGAGGAGTTCACCTTCGGGAGCGCCAGGTCGCTCTACTGCTACGACCCCGACGGCAACTGCGTCGAACTCGGCCAACAGGGCGTTCCCGGGCCGGGAATCGACGGGATCTTCGAGGTCGTCCTCGAGGTCGAGTCGCTCCCGGCGGCGGAGTCCTTCTACGCCGACCTCGGCTTCGAGACGGTCGACCGGGGCGACGACCGGAAACGGGTGCGGATGAACGGCCCGGTGGCGCTCGAGCTGTGGGAACCCCACCTCGGGATCGCTGACGCCCGCGGCGGCGTCCACGTCGACCTCGGTTTCGAAGCGCCGAACCCCGACCGCGCGGCCGACGCGGTCGCCGACCGCGCGTGTCGCCTCGAGGGCGGCACGGACGGAACCGTGATTCGCGACCCGGACGGTCACCACCTGACGATCGTCTCCGAAACCTCCCGCTGA
- a CDS encoding ribbon-helix-helix domain-containing protein: protein MTEYTTVSIPKDLAERVDETIEGTSFQSTSDLVRFLLRSIVIQHQRSGELTEAEFEEIAEQLRGLGYLE from the coding sequence ATGACCGAGTACACGACGGTGTCGATTCCGAAGGATCTCGCCGAGCGGGTCGACGAGACGATCGAGGGAACGAGCTTCCAGAGCACGAGCGATCTCGTTCGCTTTCTGCTTCGAAGCATCGTGATCCAGCACCAGCGCTCTGGCGAACTCACCGAGGCGGAGTTCGAGGAGATCGCAGAGCAGCTTCGGGGGCTGGGCTACCTGGAGTAA
- the aglJ gene encoding S-layer glycoprotein N-glycosyltransferase AglJ: MDDDAARPDASPRPDGGVAVTSEERSLSPDDVCILLPTLEEEATIGEVIDGFAGYGYTNVLVVDGDSEDRTREIARERGARVITQSGSGKGQAVREALDHVDVPYVLMADGDGTYDPADADRMLEPLANGYEHVIGNRFADMDDDAMKRLNGVGNRLINRAFRFIHGAAYEDILSGYRAFTTESFRRISLDSDGFTIETELAVECVKHGVETTVVPISYRARPEDSETNLHPVRDGGTILLALYSLAKTNNPLFYFGFFGFAGIASGSVIALYVLSQWVWYGTGHEILAVVSAAAILLGVQLLMFGVLSDMIVTLHREQRRRLERITRENGRKEP, translated from the coding sequence ATGGACGACGACGCGGCTCGTCCCGACGCGAGTCCCCGGCCCGACGGCGGTGTCGCCGTGACCAGCGAGGAGCGGTCGCTCTCCCCGGACGACGTCTGCATTCTGCTGCCGACACTCGAGGAGGAGGCGACGATCGGCGAGGTGATCGACGGCTTCGCGGGCTACGGCTACACGAACGTCCTCGTGGTCGACGGCGACTCCGAGGATCGAACGCGGGAGATCGCACGCGAGCGCGGCGCCCGCGTGATCACCCAGTCCGGCAGCGGGAAGGGCCAGGCCGTTCGCGAGGCGCTCGACCACGTCGACGTCCCCTACGTGCTGATGGCAGACGGCGACGGCACCTACGACCCGGCGGACGCAGATCGGATGCTCGAGCCGCTCGCGAACGGCTACGAGCACGTCATCGGCAACCGCTTCGCGGACATGGACGACGACGCGATGAAGCGGCTCAACGGCGTCGGCAACCGGCTGATCAACCGGGCGTTCCGGTTCATCCACGGCGCGGCTTACGAGGACATCCTCTCGGGGTACCGGGCGTTTACGACCGAGTCGTTCCGGCGCATCTCGCTCGACTCGGACGGCTTTACGATCGAGACCGAACTCGCCGTCGAGTGCGTCAAACACGGCGTCGAGACGACGGTGGTGCCGATCAGCTACCGCGCCCGACCCGAGGACTCGGAGACGAACCTCCACCCGGTCAGGGACGGGGGGACGATCCTCCTCGCGCTGTACTCGCTGGCGAAGACGAACAACCCGCTGTTTTACTTCGGTTTCTTCGGGTTCGCCGGCATCGCCTCCGGGAGCGTTATCGCGCTCTACGTGCTCTCCCAGTGGGTCTGGTACGGGACCGGCCACGAGATCCTCGCGGTCGTCTCGGCTGCGGCCATCTTACTCGGCGTGCAACTGCTCATGTTCGGCGTGCTCTCGGACATGATCGTCACACTGCACCGCGAACAGCGACGGCGCCTCGAGCGAATCACGCGAGAGAACGGACGGAAGGAGCCCTAG
- the aglM gene encoding UDP-glucose 6-dehydrogenase AglM: protein MNVSIIGSGYVGTTIAACLAELGHDVVNVEINEEVVDAINAGEAPIHEPGLAERIAEHAGTTLRATTDYGAVRDTELTFLCLPTPQADDGSLDLAIMEAAAESLGDALAEKNDDHLVVVKSTVLPGTTEDVVGPIVADRSGKRVGEDLHLAMNPEFLRMSTAVRDFLEPDKIVVGATGEGAFAALRELYGPILEREETHLVETGVREAELIKYANNAFLAAKVSLVNELGNISKEYGADAYEVLEAVGLDDRISDRFLRSGLGWGGSCFPKDVNALRAGAREQGYEPTLLDAVVEVNDKQPVRLVDAIQSHVDLAGARIAVLGLSFKPNTDDTRKSRALDVVAELEARGATVVAYDPVAIDNVRETYPEIEYAESAEAALEGADGAVVATDWPEFDDLSFDGMARRILVDGRRIDVDEGGLEAYEGLTW, encoded by the coding sequence ATGAACGTCTCGATCATCGGCAGCGGCTACGTCGGCACTACCATCGCCGCCTGCCTCGCGGAGCTCGGACACGACGTCGTCAACGTCGAGATCAACGAGGAAGTCGTCGACGCGATCAACGCGGGCGAGGCACCGATCCACGAGCCGGGCCTCGCAGAGCGCATCGCCGAACACGCCGGGACGACCCTCCGGGCGACGACCGACTACGGCGCCGTCCGCGACACCGAACTCACCTTCCTCTGTCTACCGACCCCGCAGGCCGACGACGGCAGCCTCGACCTCGCGATCATGGAGGCCGCCGCCGAGTCCCTCGGTGACGCCCTCGCGGAGAAGAACGACGACCACCTCGTGGTCGTCAAGTCGACGGTGCTTCCCGGCACGACCGAGGACGTCGTGGGGCCGATCGTCGCCGACCGCTCGGGCAAGCGCGTCGGCGAGGACCTCCACCTCGCGATGAACCCCGAGTTCCTCCGGATGAGTACTGCGGTTCGGGACTTCCTCGAGCCCGACAAGATCGTCGTTGGGGCGACGGGCGAGGGCGCCTTCGCCGCGCTACGGGAGCTGTACGGGCCGATTCTCGAACGCGAGGAAACCCACCTCGTCGAGACCGGCGTGCGAGAGGCCGAACTCATCAAGTACGCCAACAACGCCTTCCTCGCGGCGAAGGTGTCGCTGGTGAACGAGCTGGGGAACATCTCGAAGGAGTACGGCGCCGACGCCTACGAGGTGCTCGAGGCGGTCGGGCTCGACGACCGGATCTCCGATCGGTTCCTCCGGTCGGGCCTGGGGTGGGGCGGTTCGTGCTTCCCGAAGGACGTCAACGCCCTCAGGGCGGGCGCGCGAGAGCAGGGGTACGAGCCGACGCTGCTCGACGCCGTCGTCGAGGTCAACGACAAACAGCCGGTGCGGCTGGTCGACGCCATCCAGTCCCACGTCGACCTCGCCGGCGCGCGGATCGCGGTCCTCGGGCTGTCGTTCAAGCCGAACACGGACGACACCCGCAAGTCCCGCGCGCTCGACGTCGTCGCCGAACTCGAGGCCCGCGGCGCGACGGTCGTCGCCTACGACCCGGTCGCGATCGACAACGTTCGCGAAACGTACCCCGAGATCGAGTACGCCGAGTCGGCCGAGGCGGCCCTCGAGGGCGCCGACGGCGCGGTCGTCGCGACGGACTGGCCCGAGTTCGACGACCTCTCGTTCGACGGGATGGCCCGCCGGATCCTCGTCGACGGCCGGCGGATCGACGTCGACGAGGGGGGCCTCGAGGCGTACGAGGGGCTGACCTGGTAG